Genomic window (Gymnogyps californianus isolate 813 chromosome 2, ASM1813914v2, whole genome shotgun sequence):
CTATGTTATGTTTCCTGACTGGGAGGGATTCTCCTGATTCCAGTCAGTGAATATGAGTGCATTTCAGTTGCTTTCGCGCACATGCTGGGGTCTCGGCTCCATCCGCAGCAGGAAGTGGTTTGAACGACTTTGTGAGATTTGGCAGAAAAGCGGATCAGAGAGAGCTACAGGGACTGTAAACTTGCTAGGCAGCGTGTCTGGGATTGCTCCGGCACGGTCTGCAAAAGGACAGTAGCCCACAGCTCGCGTTGGGGGACCTCCAGAGGAGAGGTGAGAGGCTTAACTTATCCAAGTGATGGAGAAACAGCGAGTGCTGAGTAGTCAGTTAAAGGGAAGTTAAAACCAGGATGCAACAAGGATGATTTTGTCTGCTGTTATGGAGAACACCTGCGCTCGCAACACCTGGCACGAGAAAAGAGCATCTGGGTAGGTTTCAGAGCAAGACAGTCAGTCATATGCTGAGGCAATCAGAGCTGGCTCCAGAGCTGTACCCAAGGCACCTAAGCTCCCCACATCACAGAGGGGaggccttttcttctcctactTGGGGTAGTTAGGGCCTCAAATggcttttaattctcttttaaaaatgcttcaagAACTGCCTAACCAAGTGTCATGGGCAGGTTCAACTTCAGAGATGAATTTGAATCAACAGCAGCTGGGCTTTGGGGAGTCCCTGGGAGGAGTTTCCTTGTTAAAAACAGGTTCAAATTCAATTGAAAGGGGCTATTCTGTGCAGAAATAAGAGAATTCCTGGGTTCAGAAAGCCAGGAGGAATTGAACCAGGGAAATTTCAGCCTAACAGCGGACCCTCCCTGGTTTGCAATTTGGTCACCTTCACCCGAGAGCTCTCCACCACTGGTGACAATGAAGCAGGCTTTCCCgagagcagctcagctgcctctGTCACCCCTGCTCAGAAATGAGGAGCATTTCACGGGACTCTGAACATGAAGGAAACAGTTTCCACCGGTTGTGAACCCACCTCCAGGGAACGAGATGGAATGTGCCTGTGTTTCTAGCATGGCCAGCTGGCCAGTCTGGAAATTTGACTCAATTTACTTCAGGTTTGTTCAGAAATACATATCCTACCTCCTTTTGGCTTTGTAATAGACCTGGCTCAGCCCTGCTAATAATATCACTGAGAACATGTTGTTCCAGGCGCTGGTAGAAATAATCTCTCTATTGTCCAGAGCGACCTGTCTCAGGGAACTCCCTTTAATGTGGCTCTGTGCTCAGTAATTTAGCTCACAGGGGTGTCATAGGCTTTAATTAATTCATATCTGTACGGTGTTTTGCAGATGCAGtctgaaaatactaaaaactaAGCTCTCACCTGAGAGCAGTGCCAGTCCATCCTCTCCTTGCCAGAACTATACCCGACCCAGCTGGGCAGGTCGCgagctctgcttttgcaggtTGGCTGTCAACCAGGCCAATGCGGGCCcgggggagaaagaaagatcaCCTGAGAGTGCTGCTCAGgctgaaaaaatgtgttttcaggtTTAACCATTAAAAGtctcaaggaaagaaagaaaacttttgttctctctgtttgctttttcagcttcattAATCAAAACCAACCTCTTATTTCACTTGTCATGAAAACTTGTTTGTAACATACTTCTCATCTTGTGTTTTCCAAGAGGAGATGTGGCTTTTGACACTTTCTTCCCAGGAGGGCACTGCTGGAAACCACTAATATGTGTCATGTGTGCTTTTTCCAGCTTCCTCGCTGTTTTGCTACACATGCGACAACGAGCACTCCAACTGGAACTGTCTTAAAACCTATAAGTGTGAAGACCATGAGAAATACTGTACAACCACATACAGCTCTGCTGGGTTTGGTGAGTACCAGCAACACATCAAGGCTTgctttgtctgggtttttttcctccagagacACTGATGGGCAATAGTTTTTTTAGGGCGGTAGTTGGTCTTGTTGGAAAGAATTGCTCACCGAGGTTTAAGGATCCCAACACGTAACGTGTGTGAATCCCTCAGCGGTGCTCTGTGATCCACCACCTGGGGTATGTTCCTCACCACCTtgtggcagggctggctggagcaCACAGATTTTCACGAGCAGACCCTGTTGCTTGATCTGAGATCTCACACACACGCTTTGTGATGGAGGATGGAAAGGGGTTGGATTAAGTAATTTGGTTTTAGAAACCGaaaatgcatttgcagtgattttttgcTGTCCTACAGGAAGCATGGTGTGGATTTCTGTCAAGGACTTTCTAGTGTCACGCATTTGATCCAGGTTGTGTGGATACTCACCCAGCACTCATCAAATCCTCTGatagctgttattgctgcaTTGCAAATTAAGCATAGTGCAATATACTTCCTCCTATCGTCCTCTGGTCAGCTCTTGCAGAAGAATCTTAAatcacagctctgctttcttgtCTATTCTCCAACCAGGCAAGGACGTGGGATACCGCATCACCAAGAAATGTTCTGTAGACTGTCCTGAAGCAAACGTGAACTTCGGTGTGGCGGCTTATTCCACCAAATGCTGTAGTACCTCCCTGTGCAATTTCAGTGGTGCCAACAGCGTAAAAATCAGCTACGCCGTGATGTTCCTGGGAATTGTGGCCAGTTTGGTCTGTGTCATCAGGGCAGGATTGTGATGAGGGGTGGGAGAAGATGTGACAACCCAAGAACCCACAAGGTATTCCCCAACTGAGTAACCAACATCCTCTGTCAAGTGCCTACAACAGGGTCTATGCTACCCTGTTTTTTCCAAGACACTGTTTCAGATCCCACCCACAAAAATGGCACGGCAGTGTAGCtcctattttttccctgtatcaTTTGTTCTTTTGTACTAATTTTCCCTGGGAAAGCTCTTTTGATAGCATGTCTGTGACAATTGTCagacaaaataaagatttatgtTATTCTAGAGTGTGTTTGCTATATCCACACTAAGATCAGCCTGAGAAAACAGCTCTTCCAGAAAGGGCTGTAGTCTGAATCTCTACTTCACATTGAATTCCTCTTTTTAGCACCTGGGAGTCTTCTCCTGGCTGCCTTTCTCAATTGACTCAGTTGCATCCAGCAGCTCAAGACAGACGTTCTGCCTGATCACTCAGTGCTAATGAATGAAGGTATCAATCTGGAAAGGTCAAAGATGTTTGTGGTGTTCCCATTGCAAGCAACAGCAAGAATTGTTTTGTAACTGCTAACGCACAGGACTGGGGGGTTGCCAGGTATTGGTTGtgctcctggctgtgctgcaaaGTTCTCGTGTGATCTCTGCAGGGTGGATggtttcagcttttaaaataggTCAAGGGCCCACACCAAGATGCTGGAGATGTGCAAGATGAGGACGGTGCTACTGGAATCTGTTCTCATGGAAAGGGGACCTCCGTGCCTGCTTGAAGAAGATGCTGCTGTCTGAGTGATTGCTCATGACTTccctgcagggacaggggaAACGGGCAGAAAGAGCCTGGCAAAGGCAATGGGTGTCTGAACTGGTGGGGAggtctctgctccttccctttcctctgtcGCTGCTGCATTTCC
Coding sequences:
- the LOC127013687 gene encoding lymphocyte antigen 6E-like, producing MKAFLIALLAAVLCAEQASSLFCYTCDNEHSNWNCLKTYKCEDHEKYCTTTYSSAGFGKDVGYRITKKCSVDCPEANVNFGVAAYSTKCCSTSLCNFSGANSVKISYAVMFLGIVASLVCVIRAGL